TATTATGAAACGCCATCTGtttatatgtattatgatacGCCAAACTAATTTTAGATGTAGGTATATGGTATGTAAGAATATATTTTACAGTCTGTGTTATGTGTTACGGTGCTTGTATAGGCTGACTGTTTTATTAATTCATGCATTAGTACCTGATTGTCATACTGttgaaaatttattgatatcGATTGGATGATCTCCTTGGTTGGCACAATCTGATtcagaaaaaggaaaatgatgTTCAAAGTTGTTAGCAATAGCATCTGTGTTTTGTTGTAAATGTCTAGGCGTTTGACTTTGTTTTGTAGGGAGATGCTCCAGCACCGATCATACACCCAGAAAGTTGATGTTTATAGTTTTTGCATTGTTCTGTGGGAGCTCATAACAGGGTTGCTTCCTTACCCGAGCATGACTGCTGTGCAGGCCGCTTTTGCTGTTGTCAACAAAGGCGCCCGTCCAATAATCCCCAATGATTGCTTGCCTGTCTTATCTAATATCATGACCTGCTGCTGGGATTTTGACCCCGATAAGCGACCAACTTTCTCTCAGGTGGTCAAGATGCTTGAGGCGGCTGAGATAGAAATCATGAGTAATGTCAGAAGGGCACGTTTCAGGTCCTGTCCTCGTCCTACGGCTACTGGGAAAGATTAAACTGGAGGCAAAAGACATTGAATTGAAAAACTGATTTTGAGTCAATAATATCTATCCGGCACAATCTCTTTTCAGATAGAAAAAGGGTTATAGTTATGCGAAAAAACTAAACATTTCTATGTTGTagtttgtttcttttcttttaactgTGGATTTAAGACAGCGACTAGTTGGCTTGCTGAATTTGTTCAAAGTTGTATCAGGTTCTGAATTATATGAAATACTCATCTATGCTTGCAGCCTCGTTTTCTTTGTTACACTCTGATAGTTTTATCAGTGCAAC
This portion of the Solanum pennellii chromosome 12, SPENNV200 genome encodes:
- the LOC107005924 gene encoding serine/threonine-protein kinase STY13-like, coding for MSRRLTLFCREMLQHRSYTQKVDVYSFCIVLWELITGLLPYPSMTAVQAAFAVVNKGARPIIPNDCLPVLSNIMTCCWDFDPDKRPTFSQVVKMLEAAEIEIMSNVRRARFRSCPRPTATGKD